The Glycine soja cultivar W05 chromosome 6, ASM419377v2, whole genome shotgun sequence genome has a window encoding:
- the LOC114416705 gene encoding protein arginine N-methyltransferase PRMT10-like yields MGTSANAVAGGRGGAPVPKDVDYANYFCTYAFLYHQKEMLSDRVRMDAYFDAIFQNKRHFAGKTVLDVGTGSGILAIWSAQAGARKVYAVEATKMSEHARALVKANNLQDVVEVIEGSMEEITLPEKVDVIISEWMGYFLLRESMFDSVINARDRWLKPTGVMYPSHARMWMAPIRTGIVDHKLGDYESTMDDWHHFVDETKTYYGVDMSTLTRPFSEEQRKYYLQTSLWNNLHPHQVVGTAGIIKEIDCLTATVADIEKVRSDFSMSITVDNTKLCGFGGWFDVHFRGRSEDPAEQEIELTTAPSVNYGTHWGQQVFLLHPPMHLSEGDDLRVSFLMSRSKENHRLMEVELGCEIHQHSGKLLAPFKNKYYIE; encoded by the exons ATGGGAACCTCTGCGAACGCTGTCGCAGGTGGTCGTGGCGGCGCCCCTGTCCCCAAAGACGTCGACTACGCTAATTACTTCTGCACCTATGCTTTCCTCTACCACCAGAAGGAGATGCTCTCCGACCGCGTTCGCATGGACGCTTACTTCGACGccatttttcaaaacaaacGCCACTTCGCTGGCAAG ACTGTTTTGGATGTGGGGACTGGAAGTGGCATTCTTGCTATATGGTCGGCACAAGCGGGTGCGAGGAAGGTGTATGCAGTGGAAGCAACCAAGATGTCAGAACATGCGCGTGCACTTGTCAAAGCGAATAATCTCCAGGATGTAGTTGAGGTCATTGAGGGATCGATGGAGGAAATTACCTTGCCAGAGAAAG TTGATGTGATCATCTCTGAATGGATGGGTTATTTTCTTCTGCGTGAATCTATGTTTGATTCAGTTATAAATGCTCGTGACCGCTGGCTCAAACCAACAGGAGTGAT GTATCCTAGTCATGCTCGCATGTGGATGGCACCTATCCGGACTGGGATAGTAGATCACAAATTGGGCGATTACGAGTCGACTATGGATGATTGGCACCACTTTGTTGATGAAACAAAAACCTACTATGGTGTTGATATGAGCACTTTAACGAGGCCTTTTTCGGAGGAGCAGAGAAAATACTATCTACAG ACATCATTGTGGAACAACCTTCATCCACATCAAGTCGTAGGAACTGCTGGTATAATAAAGGAAATTGATTGTTTAACTGCCACGGTGGCTGACATAGAGAAAGTCAGATCAGATTTTTCAATGTCAATAACCGTGGATAACACAAAGTTATGTGGATTTGGAGGGTGGTTTGATGTACATTTTCGG GGAAGAAGTGAGGATCCAGCTGAACAAGAGATTGAGTTAACCACAGCTCCCAGTGTAAATTATGGTACACACTGGGGCCAACAG GTTTTCCTCTTGCATCCTCCCATGCATCTGAGTGAAGGTGATGATTTAAGGGTTTCTTTTCTAATGAGTCGCTCAAAGGAAAACCATCGTTTGATGGAGGTTGAACTTGGATGTGAGATTCATCAGCATTCTGGCAAGCTACTTGCACCTTTCAAAAATAAGTACTACATTGAATAA